In Gloeocapsa sp. DLM2.Bin57, the sequence GTTGATTCTTTTGGGGGAGACGATTCTAGTATTGCAGGTGTAGGGATTTCTGTGGTTGATTGATTTAGTAATAGTTGCTTTAATTGGTTGATTTCTTGTTTTAAATCCTCTATTGATTCAGCAATTTCTAGAGTAGGTATTTTATTAACTACCGCTTCACTAATGACTCTCGCTAGTTTTTCTACTCTATCTTCTGGTTGTGGTTGTTGCTGCATATAGCTAAGGTATTGATGTATTCTTAGCAATATTTCTCGATGTTTTTCGTTATTTAATAAAGAGGTATTAGCTTCTTTGAGAAAACGTTCAAAATCATTTAGTAAGGAGTTGAGTTCATCATTATTCATAATTAAGAAAAATTTTTTTCGATAAAATGCACAATTTGCTGATGAATTTCTTCTTGACTTTTTCTAGCGTCTATTACTAATTTTAATCCCGAATATTCTTGAACTATTTGTTGATAATTGGCTTGGACTTTGTTTAATTTTTGCTTATTTTCATAAACATCTTTTTGAGATTTATCTTGAAGTCTAGCTAAAGAAACTTCTAGAGGAATATCTAAATAAATTAGTAAATCAGGTTGAGGAAAATCTTGATTAAGTCTTTTAACTAATTCCTGAATTTTGAGAGAATGACCATGATAAGCTAAAGAAGAGAAGTAATAACGAGTACTGATAATAGTTATTTGCTGTTGGAGGAGTGTAAAAACTCCTGATGTTTGGTTGTAGAGATGATAATATCTATCAGCTGCGAACAAATAAGACATTTGTTGCTCAAAATTATCCTGATTTTGTTCTAGATTAATTTGCTGATGGAGAATATTTCTGATAAATTGACCAATAGGTCCATCGGTAGGTTCAGGACTAAGTATAGCAGGTTGATTAACAGATAAATAATAATCTTGTAATAGTTTAGCTTGAGTAGATTTTCCCGAACTATCTATACCTTCAAAAACAATAAATAATGCTTGCATTGCTTAGGAAAACCAGGAACGTCGCCAAGTTAATAAAGTTGTTAAAAGGGGAGATTTTTTAGTTTTATGACTTTTTTGGGTTGACCAATCTAAAGCAGTTTTATGGAGAATTTCTCCTAGGGTTAAGTAAGGAAATTTAAACGCAAATTGAGAGAGTTTAATGTTAGCTTCCATAGCGGTAGCGATCGCCCCAATCATTTCTCCTGCTGCAAATCCCACTAAATCAGCCCCGAGAATTTGTCCATTGGTTGTTACAACCAGTTTGACTAATCCACTCGTTTTATCTTGTATTTGAGCTAAGTCTATATTGTGATAATAATTGTGTAAAATGTCAATCTTTTTACCATAAATTTCTCTAGCTGCTGTTTCAGTCAAACCAACTCTAGCTAGGGGGGGGTGGGTAAAGACTATAGAGGGGATAGTTTGTGTTTGACAGGGAGATCGCCTCCAACCTAGAGCATTACCCACAGCTATTTTAGCTTGATATTGAGCCAATTGTACAGAGGGTTCAGTGGTTATCAACTCTCCACAAGCATAGATACGACGGTTATCGGTTTGGAGATAGGGATTGACTTTAATTTTATCTTGGCTAAGGTTAACCCCTACGCTAGTTAAATTTAAACCGTTGATATTGGGATTTCCCATGGGAGTTACTAAGACTTGTTCAGTTTCGATCGCTTGATTTCCCGCTTGTAACCAGGGTTTACCTTCTATTTCCCTAATTTGGGAGGGTGGAGAAGCATTATAGATTTTGATTCCTTGACTTTCCAAAATAGCTTGTAAAATTCTTGAGGCTTCAGAATCTGCTTGAGGGATAATTTGTGCAGATTTAGTGATTAGATTAACTTGTTTACCTCGTTGATGTAATAATTGAGCTAATTCTATGGTGTTGATACTATCACCGATAATGGTTAATTGCTCAGGAAGTTGACTCCAGTTTTGTTGTTGCCATAGAGAAAGACTGGTTAGATATTTGGTGTTTTCTAAACCATCTAGAGAGGGTAAACAAGGTTGAGATCCTGTAGCGAGTAAATAGCTATGCGATCGCAATTTTCGTTCTTCTACCACTACAGCTAGAGAGGGTAAGCGGACAAATTCTGCTTGTCCTGTGACAATATCTACTCCTTGGGCTGCTAAGATACTTAGGGTATTTTCTCCTTGTAGGCGTAATTCTTTGCCTAAATCAGGGTTAAAGGGGTAACTCAATTGATAGAGGTGTCTATTCAACCAGAGATCATCTAAATTGTTATACAATACTAAAGCTATACGTCCAGGAAATTTAGTCGCTTCAGAAGCTGCAAATAAAGCCTCTGGGGTATTGCCAATAATCACTAAATCGTATTCTACTGACATTGGGATAAAGCCGTAACTAATCTGTTATTTGACTCAGGAGAGAGTATGGCTACGCGGAAGTAATCTTCTCCTAATTCTGGAAAACTCAGACAATCACGAATGAAGATTTTATCTTGTAGGAGTAGTTTTTGTTGCAATTGTGAACCAGGTAGAGAGGTTTTGACGAGAAGAAAATTAGCTAGACTCCCTAGGGGTTGAAATTGAGGTAAAGATGCAATAGCGGTAAATAGTTGTTGACGAGAAGTTGTTAACCAATTCCATGTCTGTTGTTGAAACAAGGTATCTTTTAAAGCGGCGATTGTAGCCGTAATAGCTAGACTGTTTACTGTCCAAGGATCGCGCCATTGTTGCCAACGTTGAATACGTTCGGGATTAGCGATCGCGTATCCTATGCGCAATCCTGCTAGACTATAAAACTTGGTCAAAGAACGTAGAATTACCAAATTAGGGTAATCTTGTACCCAATCTATCAAAGTTTGAGATTGAGAGGGTGGTAAGAAATCCATAAAAGCTTCATCCACTACTACTAAACCGAAGTTATCGAGATAGGGTAAAAGGGTTTCACGAGAGAATAACTTACCGGTGGGATTATGAGGATTAGTAATGATCAGACCTTCAGATTGGGGAGAAATAGTGTTTATTGTCCAATTTTCGGTTACTAAATCTAGAGGACAGGTATTAATTTTAACTCCAAAAGTTGTTAAAGCCCGCCAATAGTCCCCAAAAGCGGGAGTTAGTACATAAGTACTAGTTAATTGACTTAATTCCCAAGCCGCCCAGGTGAGTAATTCTGCTGAACCATTACCAGGTAAGATATATTCAGATGGTATTTGATGCCATTGTGCTAAGACCTGTTTTAATTCTGGATAATTTGGATCAGGATAAGCTTTAATACTGTCTAGATCAGAGGCGATCGCCCTAAGTACACTCAGAGGAGGTCCTAGGGGATTAATACTAGCGGAAAAATCCAAAATCAAAGAGGGTGGGCAATTTGCTATATTACTTGCCCAGTTTAAATTTCCTCCATGATTTGGTCTTCTCACATTAGTTATTGATTAATTACTAGTCTTTGGGTGGGGCTACTTTTTCTCTGAATTGTTTACCCGCAGAAAAGGCGGGAACTTGAGTAGCTGGTATATCCATTTTTTCACCAGTTTTGGGGTTACGACCTTCTCTGGCTTTGCGTTCTCTGCGTTCAAAAGAACCAAATCCAACTAGAGTTACTTTATCCCCTTCGGAAACTGCTTCCATAATGGCTTCAAAGGTTGCTGTAATGACTGCATCGGCATTTTTTTTGCTTACTGATGCCATTTTAGCAACTTGATCGACTAATTCACCTTTGTTCATTTTGTCATCTCCTGTTTAATTTTTGAGTCTAAATCGCTGAAACTGCGATCAACTCTGTGTTTAACTGCAATATTCTAATCAAAGTCTGACCCTTATGGATCGCTGAAACCTTGATTTTAACTGAATTAGAGTCAAAACCCGCTATTTATTACAAATCTTTTACATATTCAAAGGCTCACTATCTCTAGGTTTGAGTCTTTTTATTGATTTCTGTTAAAAATAGTAAAGTTTAGCTTAATTTTTCTCTAGCTATATAGGTTTTAGGGGTTATTCCCTCTCCCCGTCTCTCGATCTCCCCATCTCCCCCTATTCCCTTTTGCAGTAGCTAACTCGGGATAACCTGCTTTGATTAAAGCTTCATCTCGAATACGACAGGAATCACACAAGCCACAGGGTTCTGGATCACCTTGATAACAAGACCAAGTTTCGGAAATAGGTACACCAAGTGCGATCGCCTGATGGACTATTTCTACTTTGCTTAACTCTACTAGGGGGGCGATTAATTGTGGCGCTTTTGCTTCGATACCTACTTTAGAGGAGAGATTAGCTAAACGTTGATAAGCTTCGAGATATTCTGGGCGACAATCGGGATAACCTGAGTAATCTACCGCGTTAATTCCTAAGTAAATAGCTTCTGCTTGTTTAGCTTCTGCTAGAGACAGGGCGATGGCTATAAATACCGTATTCCTTCCTGGTACATAAGTTGTGGGGATTATCCCTGGTTTGACTCCATCTTGGGGTAAATCTTGTTGATTATCGGTTAAAGCTGATCCACCCCATTGGGCTAAATTAACGTCTATGGTGTAATGTTCGGTTATGCCCAGGATTTGGGCTATTTTTTGAGCTGCTAGTAATTCTTTATGGTGACGTTGTCCATATCTAAAGGATAGGGCGATCGCTTGATAACCTGCTTTAAGGGCGATCGCTGCTGCTGTTGCTGAGTCTAAACCTCCTGAGAGTAAAACTACTGCTTTAGTCATTTTATCTACTGGTTACCGTGTCGGCGCTGATGCCATTGCCACGCATGAGTTACAATTGTACTTAAATCAGGGTATTGGGGATTCCAACCGAGAAGATCACGGGCTTTGGCGCTACTACCAATCAGAATTGGTGCATCACCTGCACGGCGATCGCTTTCAATCACTGGTATATCCCGTTGGGTTACCCCTTTAGCGGTTTCGATTACTTCTCGTACAGAAAAACCATTACCATTACCTAGATTAAATACCTCACTGTTTCCACCATTTAAGAGATATTCTAAGCCCAAAACGTGAGCACTAGCTAAGTCGTTAACGTGGATATAATCTCGTATAGCTGTACCGTCTTCGGTGGGGTAATCTGTACCAAAAATAGATAGAGAGGAACGTTTTTGTAAAGCTGTTAATAAAGCTAAAGGAATTAAATGAGTTTCGGGTTGGTGATCTTCTCCTAATAAACCGCTGGGATCTGCTCCTGAAGCGTTAAAATAGCGAAAAGCTACTGATTTTAAGCCATAAGCAATATCTAAATCCGTTAGAATCTGTTCTACCATATTCTTACTACTAGCGTAAGGACTTAGGGGGTTACGGGGGTGATTTTCTGTCATGGGGACTTCTTGAGGCATCCCGTAAATTGCACAGGTTGAAGAGAAGACGAATTTTTTGACTTGTGCTTGTAGCATAGCTTCTAACAAGGTTAGAGTCCCAACTACGTTATTGCGATAATATTGGGCTGGTTTTTGTACCGATTCTCCTACCGCGATATAAGCGGCAAAGTGCATTACTGCTGCTATTTCACGACTAGCGAATAATTGATCTAAAAAAGGGCGATCGTTAGTATCGCCCACAATTAACTCTACTTTTAAAACTTCTTTGACTATTTCTGGATGTCCATAGGAGAGATTATCTAATACTATCACCTCATATCCGAAATTTTTCAAAGCCAAAACCACATGAGAGCCAATATATCCCGCACCACCTGTTACTAAAATTGTGGGTTTATTGCTCACTCGCCAATATCTCCTTAGAATTGCTCTATCTTAAAATAACACTAAAATAGACTTAATTCTCGGGATTCTTTTTCCAACATAGTTACTAATTCTACATCTCCTCTAGCTTGAGCTGCTTGTAACCGACGTTCCAGATTTTTACGCATATTTTCCCAGTGAATCTGAGCTGATGTCTGTTTCTGTAACTGTTTTTGAGGTTGAACTGAACAACGATTATCTTGAGCTGGATTATGAGTATGTGGATTTACTTGTGATTCCTGCAAAGGAGTTGGACAAGTGCTATAAGCTACTCCCCGGTATTGTCGATAGATTTTTGGTTTTAAGTGTACTATATGTTTAGGATATCTATATTTCCAGTCTTTACCTCTATATTTACCACCTATTTCCCCTTGATCAAATTCGATATTGGCGTTTTCGTAGTCGTAGCTAATTCCTCTATATGATAGTTGTTTCATCTTTTTAACCTCTTTAATTATTTTTAATGTGTATAATGGGCACCACGATAAGTTAACTTAACGGGTTGACCTGATCGACGTAATTGTTGTTTATATTGGTGGGTTTTCCAGGGTGAGCCTCTGTATAACCCTCCTGTTTCTCCTTCTTGTACTTCTAGAGTCACAGGGTCTTTTTCGTATTTAGCTCCTAAAAACAAGAATTTCATAATTTCTGCATTACCTGACTCTCCACCTTCAGATTAACATTTTTCTAGATATTCTGTATATATTGTTACAAAAATTAAGTTAAGTCAAGAAATGATAACTTACTCAAGGTGAGTAAAGAGTTAGGTTTAGGTTTTAGGTGCTATTATTCCTATATATCAGACTCAGAAGCTCCGAAGCTCCCCTCTCTCGAACCTATTCGAAGCAATCTGACCAAGCTGATTCTAAATATTCTTTTAGTGTAAACTTATATTCTTGGTTTATCTGAGTATAGATAACTAAGGCAACATCAAAGCGACAAGGCAAATCCGCTAGGTGAGGGTAATCGCTTAAAAAAGCGTTAGCGGTTTGCCAGATTTTGCGCTGTTTTTGAGGGGTAATCGCCAACAGACCATCGCGATCGCAATTAAACTGTTGACGAGTTTTCACTTCAATAAAGGCTATTTGAGGAGAATTGACCTGAATTTGGGCGATTAAATCGATTTCTCCCCAAGGACAACGCCAACGTTGCTGTAGGATTGTCCAGCCTTTGTTTTCTAGGTATTGAGCGACAAATTTCTCTCCTAGTTTACCGATTTGGTGCATCTATATTTCTCAAGGACACTTGTTCATTGAGAATAATACTAGACTGCAGTAATTCACTACTACTCACAGAGTTATTAGCTAAGGTAAACAGAGGATTAGAGAGAATACCCGCTAAAGTGGTTATGACTAAAGAGAGTACTAAACCCACTTGTAGGGGGCGCATTCCTGGTAAAGTCCAGTTAATCTCGGGATAGTTTTTCACTACTTCAGACATTTCGTGTGGTTCTTTGACCACCATCATTTTAACTACCCGAATATAATAGTATAGGGAGATAACGCTAGTTACTAAGCCTAATAAGACTAAACTGTATAAACCTGCTTGCCAACCTGCCCAAAATAGGTAAATTTTGCCAAAAAATCCCGCTAAAGGAGGAATACCGCCTAAAGAGAGTAAACAAATGCTCAAAGCTAGGGTTAAGAGTGGATCTTTTTGATAGAGACCTGAATAATCACTAATTTTATCAGAACCAGTTCTCAAGGAGAAAAGAATCACACCAGCAAAAGCGCCTAAATTCATGAACAGATAGATGAGCAGGTAAAATACCATACTAGAATAACCAGCAGTATTACCAGCGATTAAACCAATCATGACAAAACCCGCTTGGGCGATGGAAGAATAAGCGAGCATCCGTTTCATGCTGGTTTGTGCTAAAGCTACCACATTACCTAATACCATACTCAGAATCGCTAAAGCGGTAAAGATAAAGTGCCATTCTACACTCACAGGAGAGAAGACGCTAACTAGTAAGCGAATCGCTAAAGCAAAACCTGCAGCTTTTGAACCTACGGAGAGAAAAGCGACTACAGGAGTGGGTGATCCTTCGTAAACATCTGGTGTCCATTGGTGAAAAGGAACAGCAGAAATTTTAAAGGCAATACCGGCAATGACGAAAACCAGGGCGATGGCTAATCCCAGAGATTCCCCCGGACCGTTATTTAATTCTAGGGCGATCGCGTTGAGATTAGTTTCACCACCAGATAAACCATAGAGTAGAGACACTCCATAGAGGAATATAGCCGAACTAGAAGCACCAATCAAGAGATACTTTAAAGCTGCTTCATTGGAGCGAGGATCGCGCTTCATGTATCCCGTCATCAGATAAGATGAGATACTGAGCATCTCTAGAGAGATAAACACCATCACCAATTCTGATGCTCCTGAGAGGAACATTCCCCCTAGGGTAGCAGTAAGCATAATGGCGATAAATTCAGCTAGAGATGTTCCCGTTTCTTCTACATAGCGTATAGACATTAAAATTGTTATCGCAGTAGATAAAGCGATGATAGCGCGAAAAATAATACTAAGGTTATCTCCTGTAAACGCGCCTAAAAAGGCGACCGGGTCAACTGTATCCCAACTTAAGATCAGACTTAATACAGAAACGAGTAAACCAG encodes:
- a CDS encoding NAD(P)/FAD-dependent oxidoreductase, translated to MSVEYDLVIIGNTPEALFAASEATKFPGRIALVLYNNLDDLWLNRHLYQLSYPFNPDLGKELRLQGENTLSILAAQGVDIVTGQAEFVRLPSLAVVVEERKLRSHSYLLATGSQPCLPSLDGLENTKYLTSLSLWQQQNWSQLPEQLTIIGDSINTIELAQLLHQRGKQVNLITKSAQIIPQADSEASRILQAILESQGIKIYNASPPSQIREIEGKPWLQAGNQAIETEQVLVTPMGNPNINGLNLTSVGVNLSQDKIKVNPYLQTDNRRIYACGELITTEPSVQLAQYQAKIAVGNALGWRRSPCQTQTIPSIVFTHPPLARVGLTETAAREIYGKKIDILHNYYHNIDLAQIQDKTSGLVKLVVTTNGQILGADLVGFAAGEMIGAIATAMEANIKLSQFAFKFPYLTLGEILHKTALDWSTQKSHKTKKSPLLTTLLTWRRSWFS
- the tmk gene encoding dTMP kinase, with the translated sequence MQALFIVFEGIDSSGKSTQAKLLQDYYLSVNQPAILSPEPTDGPIGQFIRNILHQQINLEQNQDNFEQQMSYLFAADRYYHLYNQTSGVFTLLQQQITIISTRYYFSSLAYHGHSLKIQELVKRLNQDFPQPDLLIYLDIPLEVSLARLQDKSQKDVYENKQKLNKVQANYQQIVQEYSGLKLVIDARKSQEEIHQQIVHFIEKNFS
- a CDS encoding threonine-phosphate decarboxylase → MRRPNHGGNLNWASNIANCPPSLILDFSASINPLGPPLSVLRAIASDLDSIKAYPDPNYPELKQVLAQWHQIPSEYILPGNGSAELLTWAAWELSQLTSTYVLTPAFGDYWRALTTFGVKINTCPLDLVTENWTINTISPQSEGLIITNPHNPTGKLFSRETLLPYLDNFGLVVVDEAFMDFLPPSQSQTLIDWVQDYPNLVILRSLTKFYSLAGLRIGYAIANPERIQRWQQWRDPWTVNSLAITATIAALKDTLFQQQTWNWLTTSRQQLFTAIASLPQFQPLGSLANFLLVKTSLPGSQLQQKLLLQDKIFIRDCLSFPELGEDYFRVAILSPESNNRLVTALSQCQ
- a CDS encoding DUF4278 domain-containing protein; this encodes MKQLSYRGISYDYENANIEFDQGEIGGKYRGKDWKYRYPKHIVHLKPKIYRQYRGVAYSTCPTPLQESQVNPHTHNPAQDNRCSVQPQKQLQKQTSAQIHWENMRKNLERRLQAAQARGDVELVTMLEKESRELSLF
- a CDS encoding NAD(P)H-quinone oxidoreductase subunit N — its product is MDFSSNIASQLNAGVIWPEGIVVITLIVVLLGDLIGGRSFSRYLPYVAIAGLLVSVLSLILSWDTVDPVAFLGAFTGDNLSIIFRAIIALSTAITILMSIRYVEETGTSLAEFIAIMLTATLGGMFLSGASELVMVFISLEMLSISSYLMTGYMKRDPRSNEAALKYLLIGASSSAIFLYGVSLLYGLSGGETNLNAIALELNNGPGESLGLAIALVFVIAGIAFKISAVPFHQWTPDVYEGSPTPVVAFLSVGSKAAGFALAIRLLVSVFSPVSVEWHFIFTALAILSMVLGNVVALAQTSMKRMLAYSSIAQAGFVMIGLIAGNTAGYSSMVFYLLIYLFMNLGAFAGVILFSLRTGSDKISDYSGLYQKDPLLTLALSICLLSLGGIPPLAGFFGKIYLFWAGWQAGLYSLVLLGLVTSVISLYYYIRVVKMMVVKEPHEMSEVVKNYPEINWTLPGMRPLQVGLVLSLVITTLAGILSNPLFTLANNSVSSSELLQSSIILNEQVSLRNIDAPNR
- a CDS encoding DUF4278 domain-containing protein, with the protein product MKFLFLGAKYEKDPVTLEVQEGETGGLYRGSPWKTHQYKQQLRRSGQPVKLTYRGAHYTH
- the galE gene encoding UDP-glucose 4-epimerase GalE, with protein sequence MSNKPTILVTGGAGYIGSHVVLALKNFGYEVIVLDNLSYGHPEIVKEVLKVELIVGDTNDRPFLDQLFASREIAAVMHFAAYIAVGESVQKPAQYYRNNVVGTLTLLEAMLQAQVKKFVFSSTCAIYGMPQEVPMTENHPRNPLSPYASSKNMVEQILTDLDIAYGLKSVAFRYFNASGADPSGLLGEDHQPETHLIPLALLTALQKRSSLSIFGTDYPTEDGTAIRDYIHVNDLASAHVLGLEYLLNGGNSEVFNLGNGNGFSVREVIETAKGVTQRDIPVIESDRRAGDAPILIGSSAKARDLLGWNPQYPDLSTIVTHAWQWHQRRHGNQ
- the queC gene encoding 7-cyano-7-deazaguanine synthase QueC, with protein sequence MTKAVVLLSGGLDSATAAAIALKAGYQAIALSFRYGQRHHKELLAAQKIAQILGITEHYTIDVNLAQWGGSALTDNQQDLPQDGVKPGIIPTTYVPGRNTVFIAIALSLAEAKQAEAIYLGINAVDYSGYPDCRPEYLEAYQRLANLSSKVGIEAKAPQLIAPLVELSKVEIVHQAIALGVPISETWSCYQGDPEPCGLCDSCRIRDEALIKAGYPELATAKGNRGRWGDRETGRGNNP
- a CDS encoding YraN family protein; translated protein: MHQIGKLGEKFVAQYLENKGWTILQQRWRCPWGEIDLIAQIQVNSPQIAFIEVKTRQQFNCDRDGLLAITPQKQRKIWQTANAFLSDYPHLADLPCRFDVALVIYTQINQEYKFTLKEYLESAWSDCFE
- a CDS encoding HU family DNA-binding protein, encoding MNKGELVDQVAKMASVSKKNADAVITATFEAIMEAVSEGDKVTLVGFGSFERRERKAREGRNPKTGEKMDIPATQVPAFSAGKQFREKVAPPKD